Proteins co-encoded in one Novosphingobium sp. PP1Y genomic window:
- a CDS encoding MaoC family dehydratase N-terminal domain-containing protein: MSDFSAWIGREEHRADRIDPGHFARWLATLDRAAPADGATPQAFHWCLCLPDAPTAVLGTDGHPRRDDSPESFLPPVELPRRMWASSAVEFHAPLKAVEAVKRTSRVASIKAKQGGSGSLVFVDVAHETHGENGLAVSEVQSIVYKEAAHAGSPPVPSPLGEGRFDPSEWQTHRTILPTEPLLFRFSALTFNSHRIHYDLAYATAEEGYRGLVVHGPLTATLLLDLAAREFGDNAMKRFAFRGNSPGMCGEALHLVLRRTSDEVELGAFAADGRNVMSATGVL; encoded by the coding sequence ATGAGCGATTTCAGCGCATGGATCGGCCGCGAGGAACACCGCGCCGACCGGATCGATCCGGGCCACTTCGCCCGCTGGCTCGCCACGCTCGATCGCGCCGCACCCGCCGATGGAGCCACGCCCCAGGCCTTCCACTGGTGCCTGTGCCTGCCCGACGCGCCGACTGCGGTGCTGGGCACCGATGGCCATCCCCGGCGTGACGACAGCCCGGAAAGCTTCCTGCCGCCGGTCGAACTGCCACGCCGGATGTGGGCATCGAGCGCGGTGGAATTCCATGCCCCACTCAAGGCTGTCGAAGCGGTGAAGCGCACGTCGCGCGTTGCCTCGATCAAGGCCAAACAGGGCGGTTCGGGTTCGCTGGTCTTCGTCGATGTGGCGCATGAGACGCATGGCGAAAACGGGCTGGCAGTCAGCGAAGTGCAGTCGATCGTCTACAAGGAAGCCGCCCACGCCGGAAGTCCGCCGGTGCCCTCACCGCTTGGCGAGGGGCGCTTTGATCCGTCCGAATGGCAGACGCACCGCACGATCCTTCCCACCGAGCCGTTGCTGTTCCGCTTTTCCGCACTGACCTTCAACAGCCACCGCATCCATTACGACCTCGCCTATGCGACTGCCGAGGAAGGCTATCGCGGGCTCGTCGTCCACGGCCCGCTCACCGCGACTCTGCTGCTTGATCTCGCCGCGCGCGAGTTCGGTGACAATGCGATGAAGCGCTTCGCCTTCCGTGGCAATTCGCCGGGCATGTGCGGCGAGGCACTGCACCTCGTCCTGCGCCGGACAAGCGACGAGGTGGAACTCGGTGCCTTCGCCGCCGATGGCCGCAACGTGATGAGCGCGACCGGGGTACTTTGA
- a CDS encoding recombinase family protein, which translates to MRCARRVARSSSRITSGASKERPNLARALDRVGKGDTLLVVRIDRLARSLAHLLEIVETLRSKGAYFRSINDPIDTSSAQGMLMTQMLGAFAEFERALIRERTRAGLEAAVARGAKPGNPRMRARDPAAIADIRYSLNEKHLNELLDGRHRWLPTVKRLRPHLPSALVLRQIRAITPPVRSFTERTLVKACRTLVRAGYAEAIILDPAPQLPPDTRVARLVADRLNTHPNSSLREIASWLSRDLREPTPRGGLAWSPEGVRRALAQARSLHLIVEGGPNGLEGAAACSNE; encoded by the coding sequence ATGCGCTGCGCGCGCAGGGTTGCACGGTCATCTTCGAGGATAACCAGCGGTGCCAGCAAGGAGCGTCCAAACCTCGCTCGCGCGTTGGACCGGGTGGGGAAGGGGGATACCTTGCTGGTGGTCCGGATAGATCGCTTGGCGCGCTCGCTGGCGCATCTGCTCGAGATCGTCGAAACGCTCAGGTCGAAGGGTGCCTATTTCCGGTCGATCAATGACCCTATCGATACTTCGAGCGCGCAAGGCATGCTGATGACCCAAATGCTCGGCGCCTTTGCCGAGTTCGAACGCGCTCTGATCCGGGAACGTACGAGGGCGGGACTCGAGGCCGCAGTCGCGCGCGGCGCCAAGCCTGGAAACCCCAGAATGCGCGCGCGTGATCCGGCGGCAATCGCTGACATCCGGTACAGTCTCAACGAGAAGCACCTCAACGAACTGCTCGATGGACGTCATCGCTGGTTGCCGACGGTCAAAAGACTGCGTCCGCACTTGCCGTCGGCACTGGTGCTGCGTCAAATTCGCGCGATCACGCCTCCGGTGCGTTCGTTCACCGAGCGCACCCTGGTAAAGGCTTGCAGGACCTTGGTGAGGGCAGGCTATGCAGAGGCGATCATACTCGATCCAGCTCCGCAGCTGCCGCCAGACACGCGCGTGGCCCGTCTCGTTGCCGATCGGCTCAATACCCATCCGAACTCTTCTTTGCGCGAAATTGCGTCATGGTTGTCACGCGATCTGCGAGAACCAACTCCCCGAGGTGGACTGGCTTGGTCACCGGAGGGGGTACGCCGTGCTCTAGCACAGGCGAGGAGCCTGCATCTGATTGTCGAGGGTGGCCCTAACGGATTGGAAGGCGCCGCGGCTTGTTCCAACGAATGA
- a CDS encoding lytic transglycosylase domain-containing protein — protein MTTIFLRSRQLRQAVRLWLPVPAFMLVAMPAHAAVDSSDEARIASCIHDAAAGRPWLEKTLWGLRDQEAGWIGAEVSNTNGSHDLGPLQINTWWVPRIAQLMGRSGPEVRNWLRYDACFNVEAARWIFLAALRDTGDFWKAVGVYHSPTAWRQRRYSLSVAKRMKHRFGDRAFLERQD, from the coding sequence ATGACCACCATTTTCCTTCGATCCAGGCAATTACGGCAGGCAGTTCGACTTTGGCTGCCAGTGCCGGCTTTCATGCTTGTGGCAATGCCGGCGCATGCCGCGGTGGATAGCTCTGATGAGGCCCGCATTGCCAGTTGCATCCACGACGCTGCTGCGGGCCGTCCCTGGCTTGAAAAGACTCTCTGGGGCCTGCGCGACCAGGAGGCGGGCTGGATCGGCGCCGAGGTCAGCAACACCAATGGCTCGCACGATCTTGGTCCCTTGCAGATCAACACATGGTGGGTGCCGAGGATTGCACAACTGATGGGCAGGTCAGGGCCTGAGGTCCGTAATTGGCTGCGCTACGATGCCTGCTTCAATGTGGAAGCGGCTCGCTGGATATTTCTGGCGGCGCTGAGGGACACCGGTGATTTCTGGAAGGCGGTTGGGGTCTATCATAGTCCGACCGCCTGGCGGCAGCGGCGATATTCATTGAGTGTTGCGAAGCGCATGAAACACAGGTTCGGGGACAGAGCATTTCTGGAAAGGCAGGACTAA